The Amycolatopsis sp. 195334CR genome includes a window with the following:
- a CDS encoding helix-turn-helix transcriptional regulator, protein MPTQAKPVFDVIAETRRDKGLSQDELAARLRAASGNSGITREDVSRWERGKRIPGPYWRSWLSQVLDTCPQELRAAAALARRYRRHA, encoded by the coding sequence GTGCCCACCCAGGCCAAGCCGGTATTCGACGTGATCGCCGAAACCCGCCGCGACAAAGGACTTTCCCAGGACGAACTGGCCGCCCGTTTGCGGGCCGCGTCGGGGAACAGTGGTATCACCCGGGAGGACGTGTCGCGCTGGGAACGCGGTAAACGCATTCCCGGGCCCTATTGGCGGAGCTGGCTGAGCCAGGTGCTGGACACCTGCCCGCAGGAACTGCGCGCGGCCGCCGCACTGGCCCGCCGATACCGGCGGCATGCATGA